The segment CCTTCGGCTCGACGCCGAGGCGCAGCGTGTCGCCGCGGCCGTACTCGATGGTCTTGGCGTCCTTGCGGCCGGTGAGGCACTCCTGGACCTTGTCCATGGAGAGCTCCTTGCCGTCGGCGCGGCACTCAGACTCGGCGGACACCGACGAGCTGCCGACGGTCACCGTCGCGAGCGGCGTCGGCTTGTCGCAGGCGGACAGGAGGAGGAGGCCGGCGGACACGGCTCCGAGGGCCGCGACGCTGCGGCGGGCCCTACCCGGGAAAAGCGGTGCGGTCATGAGCCGAAGGCTATCTGGCCGCTGGGCTGCGCCGCCGCACGGGGGGTGTACGGCGGCGTGCCCTTGCGCTCGGCGGGGGGTGGGGGGCCTCGCCGGGGCCCGCGGGCCCCGCCCGCCCGGCACCGCCCCCGCGGGGGCGTCAGGCCACGCTGGGGTGGGACGAGCGTTGGTGGTGGGGGGACGTCAGGTAGCCGCGGAGGGCCACCGCCGCGCCCAGGGCGATCACCGCCGAGGCGACCGTCATCCCGAGGACCCCGTTCAGCGGCAGGGCGATGCCGATGCCGCCCCCCACCACCCACGCCATCTGGAGCAGCGTCTCCGATCGGGCGAAGGCGGACGTGCGGACGGCCTCCGGGACGTCGCGCTGGATCATCGCGTCGAGCGAGAGTTTCGCCAGGGCCTGGCAGAAGCCGGCCGTGCCGGCCAGTACCGCCATGAACGGGCCGCTGAAGACGAGGGCCGACAGGATCGCCACGCCCAGCGTGGCGGAGAGGACCGTGGCCACGATGGCTTCCGGGGCGCGGGCCCGCAGCCACGCCCCCACCGCCGTGCCGCACGCGTTGCCCACGCCCGCCGAGGCGCCCACGATCCCGAGGGACACCGCCGCGCTCTGGCCGCCCAGCGGCTGCTCGCGCAGCAGGAACGCCAGGAAGAAGATCAGGAATCCGGACAGCACCCGCATCGTCGCGTTCGCGAGGAGTCCGCACAGCACCGGGCGGCTCACCGTCCGCAGGCCGGGACGTTTCGAGTGGGCCTCGTGGGTGGAGAGGCGGGCCCGGCGTTCGCCCTTGGCGTCGTCCACCTTGTGCGGCAGCTGGAACGCCGCGAACGTCCCCCACACGAAGACCGCGCAGGCCCCGTACAGCGGCCACGGCGGCCCGAGCGCGTGCAGGCCCGCCCCCACCGGTGCGGCGGCACCCGTCGCGAGGAGGCCGGCGAGGGTGACCCGGGAGTTCGCCTTGACGAGGGAGAACCCCTGCGGCAGGAGGCGTGGGACCACCGCGCTGCGGACGACGCCGTACGCCTTCGACGCCACCAGGACGCCCAGTGCCGCCGGGTACAGCTCCAGCCCGCCCGTCGCCACCGCGCCCGACATCATCACCGCGAGCAGGGCCCGCGTCAGCATCGCGCCTGCCATCGCCGCCCGCCGCCCGTGCGGCAGCCGGTCCAGCAGGGGGCCGATGACGGGGGCCAGCAGGGTGAAGGGGGCCATGGTGATGCCCAGGTACAGGGCCACCCGTCCGCGTGCCTCGTCCGTGGGAACGGAGAAGAAGACGGTGGAGGCGAGCGCGACGGTGATCATGACGTCGCCGGCGCCGTTGATCGCGTGCAGTTCGATCAGCCGGCCGAGTCCGGATTCCCCGGCGCCGTGGGCGTGCGTGACGCGCCGGATCCCGCGTGCCGTACCGGTGAACGGGAGGTGCAGGGCACGCCCGACCGCCCGGCCGGCCCGCTTGGCCGGTCCCGAGCCGTCTGCGGACGACCGTACGGGAGCCACGTGGACATAGTGCCCCAGACCGTCCGCCGGGACCCGCCCCGGCGCGTCCGGGCGGGGCCGGGGCGGGGCCGGGGCGGGCCGTGGGTGGGGTGCGGGGCGGGGTGCGGGGGTGGTGCGGGGGTCGTCGATGTCCGCGAATCGGACCTCGCATGTGGGCCGAAGCCGTCGGAGGAGGTAGCGTGCGTAGCGCGCCACCGGCGGTTGCTCTTGGCCGCGCGCCTCTTCGCGATCCCGCAGAATGGATCACATGGGGTGCGCCCGAGGCCGATCGGGGCGCGGACGTCGACGCGGCCCTCTGGTCCGCTCCGCCCGCGCTACGTACGGACGAGACCGACGGGTCGTTGTGGACGACAGTACGGACGGCGCACTCGTGAGACGGCGTAGGAGAGAACGAGACCTGTGAGTGCTGCGACGACGCGAAGCCGTACCCCGCGTACCCCGCGTACCCCCGCCCCCGACCGCCTGTGCGTCGAGGCCGTGGAGCTCGCCCGGGAGGCCGCCGAGGAGGCCGCCTACCCCGGTGCGGTGGGCGAGCACGTCTCCGTCGTAGCGGAGGGTGACCGGGTCGTCACCCACTTCTTCGAGTGCAGGGAAGCGGGCTACCGGGGCTGGCGCTGGGCCGTCACCGTCACCCGTGCGTCGCGCGCCAAGAACGTCACTCTGGACGAAACGGTGCTGCTGCCGGGTGACGACGCCCTGCTCGCGCCGGAGTGGGTGCCGTGGAGCGAGCGGCTGCGTCCGGGGGACATGGGTCCGGGTGACCTGCTCCCGACGGACGCGGACGACCTGCGGCTGGAGCCCGGGTACAGCGGCGAGGACGTGCCGCCGCCGAACTCGGTGGTCTCGGAGGAGATGGCCGAGCTGGTGGAGGCGGAGGACGCCGACGTCACCGACCGGGTGGCCGTGCCGGCGCGCGGGTCCATCACCGCCGTTGCGGAAGAGCTGGGGATGCGGCGTGCGCGGGTGCTGTCCCGGTACGGGCTGCACACGGCCGCCGACCGCTGGGACGAGTCCTTCGGGGCGAAGACGCCCATGGCGCAGGCGGCGCCGGCGTCGTGCGTGTCGTGCGGCTTCCTGGTGGCCATCGGGGGGTCGCTGGGGCAGGCCTTCGGGGTGTGCGCGAACGAGTTCGGGCCGGCGGACGGGCGGCTGGTGTCGCTGTCGTACGGGTGCGGGGGCCATTCGGAGGCGGCGGTGATGCCGAAGCCGCCGAGGCCGGCGGAGCCGGTGCTGGATTCGATGGCGATCGACGAGTTCCCGCTGCGGCCGGCTGCCGCCGATGAAGGATCGGTGCCGGTCACGGACCTGCCGTCCGAGGACCTGGGGCACTCGTAGCCGGAGCGCTACCGCTGCGGGGTGCCGGTGCCGCTACGGGGTGCCGGTGCCGCTACGGGGTGCTGGTGCCGCTACGCGGAGCCGTCTCCCCGTCCCGCCCTTCCTCCGTTCCCCCGGGGCCTGCGCCCCCGGTCCCCCGCGCCGCGGTGGCGCCGTACGCTCGACGGCATGGACATGATGGGGATGACCGGGCGGGTGACGGGGACGGTCGGGCCGGGGCTCGTGGGGGAGGTCATCGTCCAGATCCGCGGTGGTGCCGAGCACTTCCTCGCGTACCCCGCCCCCGGGGAAGGGCGGATCGGCGTCGGATCCGTCGTCACTGTCGTGGAGTACCAGCCCCCGCGCACGGTCTACGTGATGGGCGTGTACGAGGGCTGACGGTCGGCCGCCCTCGTATCAAGATGGCGACAAGAATGATCCGGCCACTTCTCCACCGCCCCCGAACAGGCGCAGACTCACCCCCGTCGGTGCCGAACGGCACCGCGATAAGGGGGCGTTGCCGATGGCTATCGGCGTCGTGGCGGGAGTGGTTCTCGCCGCAATCATTGCCTTGATCGGCCTGTTCAAGCTCATGTGGCGGGTGGCCGAACCGAACGAGGCGCTCGTCATCTCCGGTTCCACGCACAAGACCGAGGGCATCGGCGAGGGCATGGGCTTCCGGATCGTCACCGGCCGCGGGACCCTCGTGCTGCCCGGGGTGCAGGCCGTGCGCAAGCTTTCGCTGGACCTCAACGAGACGCAGCTGAACGTGGACTGCGTGACCCACCAGGGGATCCCGCTGCGGGTCAAGGGGGTCGTGATCTTCAAGATCGGCGACGACTACGTGTCCATCGCCAATGCCGCGCGCCGTTTCCTCGACCAGCAGAAGATGATGCCCGAACGGGTGCACATCGTCTTCGCCGGCCATCTGCGGTCCATCGTCGGCGGCCTGACGGTCGAGGACATGATCCGCGACCGGGAGAAGCTGACCGGGCAGACGCGGGCGGCCTGTGGGACCGAGATGGAGAAGCTCGGGCTGATCGTGGACTCGCTGCAGATCCACGAGATCGAGGACCCGACCGGCTACATCAAGAACCTCGCGATGCCGCACGCCGCCGCCGTCCAGCGCGACGCCCGCATCGCGCAGGCCGAGGCCAACCGGCTGGCGACCGAGGCCGAGCAGACGGCGTTCGCCCGGATGGCCGAGGCCACCCGGGACAGCGAGATCCTCCAGGCCGGCTACCAGGCCGAACGGGACAAGGCCGCGGCCACCGCCCGGCAGGCGGGGCCGCTGTCCGAGGCGGCCGCCCGGCAGGAGGTCGTCGTGCAGGAGACCCGGGTCGCGGAGCTGGAGGCGCACCGGCGCGAGCAGCAGCTCCAGGCCGACGTGCGCAAGCCCGCGGACGCGGCGGCGTACCAGACGAGGACGCTCGCCGAGGCGGAGCGCGACGCCCGGATCTCGGCGGCGCAGGCCAAGGCGAAGGAGACGGAGCTCGCGGCGGCCGCCGAGGCGACCCGGGTCAGGACGGCCGCGGCCGCCGAGGCCCAGGCCACCGAGGCACGAGGGCACGCGGCGGCCACCGCGACACGGGTCAGCGGTGAGGCGGAGGCGGCGTCCACCCAGGCCAAGGGCCTCGCGGCGGCCGAGTCGGCGCGGGCGAACGGTCTCGCGCAGGCGGAGGCGGCCAGGGCCAAGGGTCTGGCGGAGGCCGAGGCGATCAAGGCGCGGGCCGCGGCGCTGGCGGAGAACCAGGAGGCCGTCGTCGCCCAGCAGCTCGCGGAGAACTGGCCGGCCATCGTCCAGGCGGGCGCGGGCGCCTTCGGCAACGTCGAGCACATGGTGCTGCTGAACGGGGCCGAGGGGATGTCGGAGATGTTCGCGAAGGCCCTGACGATGGGCGGTACGGGGCTGGGCGTGGCCCGTCAGCTGCTGGCCTCGATGGGCGCCCAGCAGAAGGGGGAGCAGAAGGGGGAGGGGGGCCGGGAGGCGAAGGCCCCTGCCGCCACCCCCGTGAGCGGCACGGGCCCCGGCCGGACGCCGATCCCGATCGACGAGGACCGGGCCTGACCGGCGGCAGGTGCCGGCTGACGGCCGCAAGCCCGTCTTAGGCCGGTGCCGCCCGCCGGCACGTGCGGTGCGCGCAAGGTTCGTCGGCCTTGCGCGCACCGCGTGTGCGGCGCGGTTCTGCCGGGCTGGTCCCGTAGGCCCGGCGGAAGGCGCGGCCGAGGACGGCGGCGCTGCCGAAGCCCCGGCGGGCGGCGAGGGAGTGCACGGGCCTGTGGGGCCGCCGCGCGGTGCCGCCCTGGGCGCGGGGGGCCGTCAGCCCTTCGGGCGGCGCCTCAGCAGGCGCTTGGCCGCCAGGGTCAGGGCCGTGGCCGCCGCGAGGACCAGGGCGCCCTTCGTGAAGCCGCCGCCCTTCCCGTCCGCCGGGCCCTGCTCCGCGGCCGAGCCGGGAGCGGGGGGACGGCCCGCCGGGCCCGAGGGGGCCGGGGTGGTGGCGGGGGCCACGGGGACGGCCACCACGCGGCTGTTCGCGCCCTCCGCGCCGAACAGCAGCGTCCGGCCGTCCGCGGAGTACGTCACCGACTCCGCCTGGCCCTGCCAGGGCGCGTCCACCCGTTCGCCCTCCCCCTGCGGGCGGCCGTCCTTCCACGGGTACGTCCGCGCCGTGAAGTAGCCCCGCAGCGTCAGCCGGGTGCCGTCCGGGGAGAACGCCCCGTCCGTCACCCACGGCACCTCCGCGATCCGCCGGAAGACGTTGCGTCCGTCCGGCGACAGCTTCTCCGGGCCCTCGTACAGGCCGCCGCCCTGCTCGTTCTTGCTCGCGATGTACACCCGGCCCGTCACCGGATGGACCATCAGCGCCTCGGCGTTGCGCGGCCCGTCCGCGTAGACGGCCGTGAACTGCTCGGCCGTGACCGTCGCGTCGTGCAGCTCCTTCGGTTCCGGGAAGCGGTAGATCCACACGTGGTCCCAGGTCCCGTCGCGGTTGTCGCCGATGTCCCCGACGTAGAGGTTCCCGTCCGGGCCCAGCGAGATGGCCTCGACGTCGCGCGGGGTGCCGATGCCGGAGAGGGTGATGCGGGCCACCGTCCTGCCCGTCGCCGAGTCCACCGCGTACACGTACGGGCCGTCGTCGCTGTCGTTGTGCGTCCAGTACACGCCCGGGTGGATCCGGCTGGCGGCCAGCCCGCTCGACTCCGTGATCCGCGGATCGCCGATCGTGAACCCGGAGGCGGCGGGCGCCGGGCTGCCGGTGGCCGGGGCGGCCCCGGAGGCCGCGGCTGCGCCCGGCAGCAGCAGGCCCAGGGCGAGAGCGGCGGGAACGGCGGTCGTCGGGACGGTCAGCAGGCGCATCCCCCCAGCCTGCCAGCCCCCGCCCCGTCAGGGGCCGTGCCCGCTCCCGCCCCCGGCGTGTCCGGCATCACAGGGGTGCGCGCCGCGTGATCCGCGATGATGACCGGATGCGTTTCATGTTCGTCGGCGATTCCATGACCATCGGACGCGCCGGCGACTTCACCTGGCGCTACCGGATGTGGCAGCACCTGCGCGCCACCCTCGGCGACGGCTGCTTCGAGATCGTCGGACCGCGCAGCGCGCTGTACGACGCCGCCGGTGACACCCCGGCCGGCGAGGGCTACGCCGCCCCCGGCTTCCCGGCGGCCGCCCGCCGCCACCTGGCCGGCTGGGGCGAGGGCTGGCAGCACATGGCCCCGCTCATCGGGCCCGCCGTCCGCGAGAGCGGGGCCGACGTGCTGCTCGTCTCCCTCGGCCTGATCGACCTCGGCTTCTACACGAAGGCCGACCAGACCGCCGAGAACGTCCGCGCGTTCATCGCGGCCGCCCGCGAGGCCCGCCCCGGCATCCGGATGGTCCTCCTGCCGGTCATACCCAACGTCCGCGCCGAGGACGACGCCCCCTTCGCCGCCGAGGTCGTCCGCTTCAACGAACTCCTCGCCAAGACCGTCGCCGACCTCACCGACGCCGCTTCGCCGGTGCTGCTGGCCGCGCGCCCGGAGGCGTACGACATCCACCGCGACACCTACGACGGCACCCACCCCAACGCCTCCGGCGAGCACCGCCTGGCCGGGGAGTTCGCGGCCGTCCTCCACCAGGCCTGGGGCATCGGCGGCCCCTACCGCCCGGCCGACGACACGTAACGCGCCGGAGGAACGGGGGTCTTGCCTCGAGCGCACTCCAAGCAGTTGGCTTGGCCCCCATGAAGTACACGCAGCTCGGACGCACCGGCCTCAAGGTCAGCCGACTCGTACTCGGCACGATGAACTTCGGTCCGCAGACCGACGAACCCACCAGTCACGCCATCATGGACGCAGCGCTCGACGCGGGCGTCAACTTCTTCGACACCGCCAACGTCTACGGCTGGGGCGAGAACAAGGGCCGCACCGAGGAGATCATCGGCACCTGGTTCGCCCAGGGCGGCGGCCGCCGCGACAAGACGGTCCTCGCCACGAAGGTCTACGGCTCCATGGCCCCCGAGGGCGAGCCCTGGCCCAACTACGACCGGCTCTCCGCCCTCAACATCCGCCGCGCCGTCGACGCCAGCCTCAAGCGGCTGCAGACCGACCACATCGACGTCTACCAGTTCCACCACGTCGACCGGCAGACCCCCTTCGAGGAGATCTGGCAGGCCGTCGAGGTCCTGGTCCAGCAGGGCAAGATCCTCTACGCGGGCTCCTCCAACTTCCCCGGATGGAAGATCGCCCAGGCCAACGAGACCGCCGCGCGCGGCGGCCGGCTCGGGCTCGTCAGCGAGCAGTGCCTCTACAACCTCGCCGAACGGCGCGCCGAGATGGAGGTCATCCCGGCCGCGCAGGAGTACGGGCTCGGCGTCATCCCGTGGTCCCCGCTGCACGGCGGACTGCTCGGCGGGGCCATCCGCAAGCAGGCCGCCGGAGCGTCCGAGGGGCGCAGCGCCTCCGGCCGTACCGCGGACGCCCTCGCGGACACCGCGGTGCGGGCGCAGGTGCAGGCGTACGAGGACCTGCTCGACAAGCACGGCCTGGAGCCCGGTGAGACGGCGCTGGCCTGGCTGCTGACCCGGCCGGGGGTCACCGGCCCGATCGTCGGCCCGCGCACGCGGGAGCAGCTGGCGTCCGCGCTGCGGGCGGTGGAGCTGGAGCTGTCGCAGGAGGTACTCGCCGGACTGGACGAGATCTTCCCCGGCCCGGGTCCGTCGCCGGAGGCCTTCGCCTGGTAGGCGCCGGTCCCGGCGAGGCGGCCGTGGGGCGGCCGCGGGGCGGTGCTACTGGCCGACCGCGGCCGCCACGGCGACGACGACGAACATCAGCACGAGCACACCGGCCATGACACGGTTTCTGGTCTTGGGATCCACCCGTCGAGACTAACGCGAAGGCGCCCGGCCCCCGTGCCGGGGGCTGCGAGACTTCCGTCATGGTCACAGTCGACGACGTACGGCGGCTGGCGCTCGCGCTGCCGCGCACCGAGGAACACCTGGTCCGCGACCGGGTGAAGTTCCGGATAGGCCGGATCGTCTACCTCGCCCTCTCGCGGGACGAGACCGAGCTCGGCTTCGCCTTCCCCAAGGAGGAGCGGGCCGCGCTCATCGCCGCCGAGCCGGAGAAGTTCTTCCTGCCGGGCGCCGGCGACATGCGCTACCACTGGGTCGAGGCGCGGATGGCCGCCCTCGGCGTGGCGGAGCTGGAGGAACTGGTCACCGGCGCCTGGCGGATGTGCGTGCCGGCCAAGGTGGCCCGCGCGCACCTGGAGGGCGGGGCGGAGGGCGGCCTGCCGCCCGCGCCGGGGCTGGCCCGGCTGCGGGCCGCGGCCGAGGTGTTCGGGGCGTTCCCCGGGGTGGACCGCAGCTGGCTGGCGCTGTGCGCGGACACCGCGCCCGGGCTGGACCTGTCCGGCGCCGCGCACCGGGCGGCCCTGCACCGCTGGCTCAACACCTGGGGCTGCCGGATCCGCTACCCGCGCGAGGGCGAGCCCGACCTGCTCGGGGAGGGGCTGGAGCGGTGGTGGTCCCGGCACGGGGGCCTGCCCGGCGCCCGGCTGGCGGCCCTGTCCGACCGGGAGATCGGGCTGCTGGCCGCCGCGTTCGGGGAGCTGGCCGCGCTGCCCGTCGGGCGCCGGACCCTCGGTCCGACGGCAGCCGCCAAGGCCTTGTTCGCGTTGCGGCCCGAGACGGTGATGCCCTGGGACGCGGCGATCGCCCAGCGTCTGTGGGGGGCCCGGGACGAGGCGGCCTTCGCCCGTCACCTGACGGCCGGCCGGGCCTGGGCGCGGGCCGCGCTCGCGGAGAGCGGCGGGCTGGACGAGGCCGCGCTGGCGGCGGAGCTGGGGCGGCCGGGGCTGCCGCTGGCCAAGCTGCTGGACGAGTACCTGTACGTGACGATCACCCATCAGGGGGCCTGAGGGCGCGCGGCGGTGCCGCTCCCGAGGGCGCTGCCGCTCCTGCGGGGCGGGAGCGGCAGCGGTGGCGGTACTACGGGGTCAGGCCTTGCCCTTGAGGTTCCCGACGAGCTGGTTCGTCAGCTTGGTCGCGCCGGCCAGGCCCTTGTCGGTGCCGCTGCTGCTGACGAGGACGGTCACCACCGAGGTGCCGACCCGGGCGGCGACCAGGGTGGTGCCGCCGTCCCAGGCGGCGCTGGTCTCGGTGATGGCCCAGGCGCCGTCGCCGACGCCGGCGAGGGGCTTCTCGGTGACGGTCACCTTGCCGTGGGTCTGCTCGTCCGTGTAGCTCGGGCAGGCCTTGGAGAGCATGCCGAGCGCGCCGAGGACCTTGGTCGAGGTGGTGCCCTGGTAGACGTCGATCTCCTGGGCGTACTCCTCGGAGGTGTTCTTGTTGACGTACGCGTTCTGCGCGAACGAGACACCGGTGATGCCGGTGATGTTCGTCCAGGCGGTCCCGCCGAGCAGGGTGCAGTCGGGGGTGGGCACGTCGGCGGTGACCGGCTTCCGGTAGGCGGGACCGGTGTCGCGGGCGTCCGCGGGGTCGGCGGTGTAGCCGGTGGCGAAGAAGGAGGCGGGCGCGAGGGCGGCCTTGAGCTGCGTACCCGTCAGGAGGCCCTTGTTGGGGCCGTCGGTGGCCGGGGCGCCTGCGGCGGCCTCGGGGGTGGCGGCCGCCTTGGGTGCCGCGGCCTTGGGGGCGGTGCTCGGGGCGGCCTTCGGGGTGGTGGAGCAGGCGGTCAGCGCGAGCGGGAGGACCGCGACGGCGAAGAGGGTGGCGACGGGAGATATGTGACGCACGGTGTGGTTCGACCTCGTTGTTCGGATGCACGGCTGGTTCCGGTCAGCCGTGCCCCCGGCCGTCCCCCCCGGCCCGCGCGGGGGAGCGCGGCGCGTCCGGTTCAGCGACAGGACTCGCGCATCACACCGGGTGGGCGGCGGCGGGGCAAGAGCTGACCGGATCCTTTGCTGCCGGATGTGAAAGGTTTTCCCAAAACCGTGCCTGAGCGTCCGATTAGTGCTCATGCGCGGTCAGGGGCCATGCGCCGACGACCTCGTAGCGCGGCTGCTCCCCGGCGACGCCGGAGACCGGCAGGTCACTGCGGACGAGGCTGAGGGTGTCGACCTGCCAGGGCGTGCCCTCGAACCCGGCGAGGGCGTCGAGGCAGGGCCCGAGGTCGGCGCCGTCGTGGCGGGCGCGGGCGAGGGTGAGGTGCGGGGTGTAGCGGCGGTGCTGCTCCATCGGGATCCCGGCCCGCCGGGCGGCGGCGTCGGCCCGCTCGGCGAGCATCCGCAGCGCGTCGAGCCCGCCCGCCGCGCCGATCCACAGGGCGCGGCGGCCGAAGTGTCCGGCGCCGTGGAGGCGGAGCCGGAAGGGGGCGGTGTGGGCTGCCGCCCGGGCGAGGCGGGCGTGCAGTTCGGGGAGGCGGTCGTCCTCGACCTCGCCCATGAAGGCGAGGGTGAAGTGCCAGCCGGCCTCGCCGGTCCAGCGCAGGTCGTCGGTGCGGGGTGCCGCCCGGACCGCTTCGCGCAGCTCGGCGACGGCCCCCGGCTCGGGCAGCACGGCGGCGAACAGCCTCATGTCCCCGACGATAGCCGCGGGGTGGGTGCTACGCCGGGAAGCGGTGGTCCACCCAGCGGAAGGCGGCTTCGACGAGGGCCGCCGCCGCCGCGGCGATCGCGACCGCGATCCACGGCATCGTGACCCCTTCCAGCCTCAGCTGGAAGAAGTGCTGCAGCCAGGGGACGACCAGGACCACCAGGAACGCCGCCCCCATCGCCGCCACCAGCGCCACCCGCCACCACGTGTAGGGCCGGGCGATGATCGCCAGCACCCACAGCGAGGTCAGGAACAGCGTCAGCGTCGCCGCGCTGGTCTGCGAGGTCAGCGCGTCCGGCCCGGAGTAGTGCGCCCGCGCGATCAGGTACGAGGTGAAGGTGGCCGCCGCCGCGACCGCCCCGCCGGGGATGGCGTAGCGCATGACCCGCCGTACGAAGTGCGGCCGGGCCCGTTCCTTGTTCGGGGCCAGGGCCAGGAAGAACGCCGGGACGCCGATGGTGAGGGTGGACAGGAGGGTGAGGTGGCGGGGGAGGAAGGGGTACTCGACCTGGGAGCAGACCACCAGGATCGCCAGCAGCACCGAGTAGACCGTCTTGACCAGGAACAGGGTCGCCACGCGCGTGATGTTGCCGATGACCCGGCGGCCTTCGGCGACCACGGACGGCAGGGTGGAGAAGCTGTTGTTCAGGAGGACGATCTGCGCGACCGCGCGGGTGGCCTCGGAGCCCGAGCCCATGGAGACGCCGATGTCGGCGTCCTTGAGGGCGAGGACGTCGTTGACCCCGTCGCCGGTCATGGCGACGGTGTGGCCGCGGGACTGGAGGGCGCCGACCATGTCCCGCTTCTGCTGCGGGGTGACCCGGCCGAAGACGGCGTTGCCGTCGAGGACCGCGGCCATCTCCTCCCGTTCGGCGGGCAGGTGGCGGGCGTCGACGGTGCCGGCGGCGCCGGGCAGGCCCAGCTTGCCGGCGACCGCGCCGACCGAGACGGCGTTGTCGCCGGAGATGACCTTGGCCTTGACGTCCTGCTCGTCGAAGTAGCGCAGGGTGTCCGCGGCGTCGGGCCGCAGCCGCTGTTCGAGGACGACGAGGGCGGTCGGCCTGACCCCGCTGGCCACGGCCGGGTCGTCGAGCTCGCGGGCCGAGCGGGCCAGCAGCAGGACCCGCAGCCCCTGCTCGTTGAGGCCGTCGATCTCCTCCAGCGCCGGGTCGCCGCTGGGCAGGAGCACGTCGGGGGCGCCGAGCAGCCAGGTGTTGTTCTCGCCGTCGCCCTCGCTGAAGCTGGCTCCGCTGTACTTGCGGGCGGAGGAGAAGGGCAGCGACTCGGTGCAGCGCCACTCGGCGCTGTCGGGGTAGGCATCGATGATGGCCTGGAGGCTGGCGTTGGGGCGCGGGTCGGACTCGCCGAGGGCGCCGAGGACCTTCTTGACGTAGCCGGGCTCCGCGCCGCCGAGCGGGCGCAGCTCGGTGACGTCCATGCCGCCCTCGGTGAGGGTGCCGGTCTTGTCGAGGCACACGACGTCGACGCGGGCGAGGCCCTCGATGGCGGGCAGCTCCTGGACCAGGCACTGCTTGCGGCCGAGCCGGATCACGCCGACGGCGAAGGCGACGGAGGTCAGCAGGACCAGGCCCTCCGGGATCATCGGGACGATGCCGCCGACGGTGCGGGCGATGGCGTCCTTGAGGTTGTCGTCCTTGACGACGAGCTGGCTGATGATCAGGCCGATCGAGGTTGGGACCATCATCCAGGTGACGTACTTGAGGATGGTGGAGATACCGGTGCGCAGCTCGGAGTGGACGAGGGTGAAGCGGGAGGCCTCTTCGGCGAGCTGGGCGGCGTAGGCCTCGCGGCCGACCTTGGTCGCGGTGAAGGCGCCGCCGCCGGCGACCACGAAGGAGCCGGACATGACCTGGTCGCCGGGCTTCTTCAGGACCGGGTCGGCCTCGCCGGTCAGGAGGGACTCGTCGATCTCCAGGCCGTCGGCCTCGCCGACGATCCCGTCGACGACGACCTTGTCGCCGGGGCCGAGC is part of the Streptomyces katrae genome and harbors:
- a CDS encoding cation-translocating P-type ATPase → MTQSARIDHDGPERPGAAIDAGAELDPVHPVKPPAPRFRPGGLTTAEVAERVARGDVNDVPLRSSRSTADIVRANVFTRFNAIIGVLWVIMLFVAPLQDSLFGFVIVANTGIGIIQELRAKKTLDGLAVIGVAKPSVRRDGTTAEISTSEIVLSDVIELGPGDKVVVDGIVGEADGLEIDESLLTGEADPVLKKPGDQVMSGSFVVAGGGAFTATKVGREAYAAQLAEEASRFTLVHSELRTGISTILKYVTWMMVPTSIGLIISQLVVKDDNLKDAIARTVGGIVPMIPEGLVLLTSVAFAVGVIRLGRKQCLVQELPAIEGLARVDVVCLDKTGTLTEGGMDVTELRPLGGAEPGYVKKVLGALGESDPRPNASLQAIIDAYPDSAEWRCTESLPFSSARKYSGASFSEGDGENNTWLLGAPDVLLPSGDPALEEIDGLNEQGLRVLLLARSARELDDPAVASGVRPTALVVLEQRLRPDAADTLRYFDEQDVKAKVISGDNAVSVGAVAGKLGLPGAAGTVDARHLPAEREEMAAVLDGNAVFGRVTPQQKRDMVGALQSRGHTVAMTGDGVNDVLALKDADIGVSMGSGSEATRAVAQIVLLNNSFSTLPSVVAEGRRVIGNITRVATLFLVKTVYSVLLAILVVCSQVEYPFLPRHLTLLSTLTIGVPAFFLALAPNKERARPHFVRRVMRYAIPGGAVAAAATFTSYLIARAHYSGPDALTSQTSAATLTLFLTSLWVLAIIARPYTWWRVALVAAMGAAFLVVLVVPWLQHFFQLRLEGVTMPWIAVAIAAAAAALVEAAFRWVDHRFPA